GGCCTCGATCAGCTCGCCCCGGATTTTGCCACCCCGCTTATTCGCGAGCTGCTGGCGCTGCTGCTCTGTCTTACCTCCGGCGGGCTGGCCGTTTTTGGCTACCTGCGCTGGCTGCGCAATGAGAAGGCAATGCGCCTGAAGCAGGATCTGCCCTATACCTATAGCCTGCTGGTGATTAGCATCATGCTGCTCGTCGTTGCCGCAGTGGTGATGGCGCTGGTCTTCTATGCCGGATAGCCGCAAAGCCCGCCGTGAGCAGGACCCCGGCCTGCAGCCCGAGCGCACGTCGCTTGCCTGGCTGCGCACCCTGCTGGGCTACGGCGCGCTGCTGATGCTGGCGGTAAAGCACAACGGGCAGCAGGCTGGATCGGCTTTCTGGGTGGCGATTGCCCTGCTGGCGGCAGTGGCGCTGATCCTCTGGCGCTATACCCTGAAGCGTAACCTGATGGACGTTGGACGCAGCGACTTTCTGCGCCCGTCAGCGGTGCGGGATAAGCTGCTGGTTGCGCTAGGGGTGCTCTCGCTGGCGCTGCTGTTTGCTGCTACCCATCTCCAGCAGATCGCACTTTTTCTTATCGCTGCGCTACACGCCAGTTAAAAAAGCATGCTAAAAAATAGCGGTGCGTTAACTCACCTTTTCAGGCTACCCGTGTATAAGCTTCCGATTGCTGCTGCGTTACTGCTTGCTACCTCCGCCGTTTATGCTGAACCGCCGCTGACGGCCGCACGCTATGCGGCGCAGCTTGGCGTCGGAATGGACGTTGACTGGGCGCGCACCGAGCGCGGCATCCGCGAGTTCGATCCGTTAGTCGTGCGGGATTTTGCCGCGCAGGGGATCCGCCATGTCCGCATCCGGGTAGCAGGCGAGCCGACGGAGGCGCGGCTGATTCATCTGCGTAAGCTGGTTCAAGCCTGCGAGCAGTACGGCGTGATCCCGATTATCGCCTGGCAGGCCGATGAGTATAAAAACGATCCGAAACCCGAGAATGAAAAAGAGGTGGTGAATTGGTGGATCGCCGTTGCGCACTACTTTGGTAACAGCTCGCCGCAGTTAGGCTTCGACCTTATTTATGAACCCGCAGACAAGCTGAACCATAATCTCGTTTCGCTCAACCGCGTCTACGAAAAAACCATCAAAGCCATTCATGATATTGACCCACAGCGCATGATCTTTATCGCGCCGCGCCTGCGTGCGGCTCCGGAAGACCTCGCTAACCT
Above is a genomic segment from Enterobacter sp. C2 containing:
- a CDS encoding cellulase family glycosylhydrolase; its protein translation is MYKLPIAAALLLATSAVYAEPPLTAARYAAQLGVGMDVDWARTERGIREFDPLVVRDFAAQGIRHVRIRVAGEPTEARLIHLRKLVQACEQYGVIPIIAWQADEYKNDPKPENEKEVVNWWIAVAHYFGNSSPQLGFDLIYEPADKLNHNLVSLNRVYEKTIKAIHDIDPQRMIFIAPRLRAAPEDLANLKLPAHSQNYLLAEWHIFPWGPLKSNGKYPWTSGTAAEKSAIRNRINVALRWQQKTGHVSWVGGWGVGESSHFTPTASQMAFATFMACKLQQAKIPYAINADSQFYDGEEGAWRPIAEPLLKTMVAPTCEKPGEKPGHHNVKQAVHDAGHATPAAASTVKSAVPSGSSINRG
- a CDS encoding DUF202 domain-containing protein, with product MPDSRKARREQDPGLQPERTSLAWLRTLLGYGALLMLAVKHNGQQAGSAFWVAIALLAAVALILWRYTLKRNLMDVGRSDFLRPSAVRDKLLVALGVLSLALLFAATHLQQIALFLIAALHAS
- a CDS encoding DUF202 domain-containing protein yields the protein MKISRLGEAPDYRFSLANERTFLAWIRTALGFLAAGVGLDQLAPDFATPLIRELLALLLCLTSGGLAVFGYLRWLRNEKAMRLKQDLPYTYSLLVISIMLLVVAAVVMALVFYAG